In Hoeflea ulvae, one genomic interval encodes:
- a CDS encoding SulP family inorganic anion transporter, which translates to MISFNSYLAQWTGNVRGDILSGLVVALALIPEAIAFSIIAGVDPKVGLYASFSIAVITAIVGGRPGMISAATAATAVLMVTLVKEHGLEYLLAATVLAGLIQVVAGLCKLGYVMRFVSKSVMTGFVNALAILIFMAQLPELIGVPWLTYVMVAAGLAIIYLFPLITKAVPSPLVTIIVLTAVTLFFGFDLRTVGDMGALPDTLPIFLIPDIPLTLETLLIILPYSVAVAAVGLLESLMTQTIVDDLTDTPSDRNMECIGQGIANTATGFIGGMAGCAMIGQSIINVKSGGRGRLSTFMAGAMLLFFIVVLGDWVARIPMAALVAIMIMVSIGTFSWSSIKNLRTHPRSSSVVMLATVLFVVFTHNLAIGVLVGVLLSGLFFAWKIAQLFGIRSTLSEDGNTRTYIVEGQLFFASADDFMQGFDFREVLEKVVIDVSRAHIWDISSVMALDMAVLKFRRDGATVEIVGMNEASETIVDRLAIHDKPGAMDQLMSH; encoded by the coding sequence ATGATCTCGTTCAACAGCTATCTCGCGCAATGGACCGGCAACGTCCGCGGTGACATCCTTTCGGGACTCGTCGTCGCTCTCGCGCTGATCCCCGAAGCCATCGCATTCTCGATCATCGCCGGCGTTGATCCGAAGGTCGGGCTCTATGCTTCCTTCTCCATTGCCGTGATCACCGCCATCGTCGGCGGCCGCCCGGGCATGATCTCGGCCGCCACCGCCGCCACCGCGGTGCTGATGGTTACCCTGGTCAAGGAACACGGGCTTGAATATCTGCTCGCGGCCACGGTGCTCGCCGGCCTGATCCAGGTCGTCGCCGGCCTGTGCAAGCTCGGCTATGTCATGCGCTTTGTCTCGAAATCGGTGATGACCGGTTTCGTCAATGCGCTGGCGATCCTGATCTTCATGGCGCAATTGCCCGAACTCATCGGCGTGCCCTGGCTCACCTATGTCATGGTCGCAGCCGGCCTTGCCATCATCTATCTGTTTCCGCTGATCACCAAGGCGGTGCCCTCGCCGCTGGTCACCATCATCGTGCTCACCGCCGTCACCCTGTTCTTCGGCTTCGACCTGCGCACCGTCGGCGACATGGGCGCCTTGCCCGACACCCTGCCGATCTTCCTGATCCCGGACATCCCGCTGACGCTGGAAACCCTGCTGATCATCCTGCCCTATTCGGTCGCCGTGGCCGCCGTCGGCCTGCTCGAATCGCTGATGACGCAGACCATCGTCGACGATCTCACCGACACCCCGTCCGACCGCAACATGGAATGCATCGGCCAGGGCATCGCCAACACCGCCACCGGCTTCATCGGCGGCATGGCCGGTTGCGCCATGATCGGCCAGTCGATCATCAATGTGAAATCCGGCGGACGCGGCCGGCTGTCGACCTTCATGGCCGGCGCCATGCTGCTGTTCTTCATCGTCGTGCTCGGCGACTGGGTGGCGCGCATTCCGATGGCGGCGCTCGTGGCGATCATGATCATGGTCTCGATCGGCACCTTCTCCTGGTCCTCGATCAAGAACCTGCGCACCCATCCGCGCTCGTCCTCGGTGGTGATGCTGGCTACCGTGCTGTTCGTGGTCTTCACCCACAATCTGGCGATCGGCGTGCTGGTCGGCGTGTTGCTCTCGGGCCTGTTCTTCGCCTGGAAGATCGCCCAGCTGTTCGGCATCCGCTCCACCCTGTCCGAAGATGGCAACACGCGCACCTATATCGTTGAAGGTCAGTTGTTTTTCGCCTCCGCCGATGATTTCATGCAGGGCTTCGATTTTCGCGAAGTGCTGGAAAAGGTGGTCATCGATGTCTCCCGCGCCCATATCTGGGATATCTCCAGCGTGATGGCGCTCGACATGGCGGTGCTGAAATTCCGCCGTGATGGCGCAACGGTGGAGATTGTCGGCATGAACGAAGCATCCGAGACCATCGTCGACAGGCTTGCCATTCATGACAAGCCCGGCGCGATGGACCAGCTGATGTCGCATTAA
- a CDS encoding universal stress protein: MTNIILALVDGSAYSKSVCDHAAWAAGRMNAEVDLLHVLGRRSGADKSDLSGSIALGARTALLEELSTLDEQRAKLLQLKGRAILDDARAIIEAAGEKVAGAHLRQGEIVETVIEQEAPASMIMVGKRGEEADFASLRLGAHLERFIRASHKPVFVASRAFKPINTVIVAYDGGASSQRLVDHIARNPLFTGLKIDVVTVGQKNRDTEKALEDAKAILTGAGLEVETTILSGQPDEVLGKRVEDCGSCLVAMGAYGHSRIRAFVLGSTTTEMLRSCKAPVLLMR; encoded by the coding sequence ATGACCAATATCATTCTGGCCCTTGTCGACGGGTCCGCCTATTCGAAGAGCGTCTGCGACCATGCGGCCTGGGCTGCCGGGCGGATGAACGCCGAGGTCGACCTGCTGCACGTCCTGGGCCGCCGCTCCGGCGCCGACAAGTCCGATCTATCAGGCTCGATCGCGCTGGGCGCCCGCACGGCGCTGCTGGAGGAGCTGTCCACGCTCGATGAGCAGCGCGCCAAGCTGTTGCAGCTCAAGGGCCGCGCCATTCTCGACGATGCCCGCGCCATCATCGAGGCCGCGGGCGAAAAGGTCGCCGGCGCCCATCTCCGCCAGGGCGAGATCGTCGAGACCGTGATCGAGCAGGAAGCCCCTGCCAGCATGATCATGGTGGGAAAACGCGGCGAGGAAGCCGATTTTGCCAGCCTGCGTCTGGGCGCGCATCTCGAACGCTTCATCCGCGCCAGCCACAAGCCGGTCTTCGTCGCCTCGCGCGCCTTCAAGCCGATCAACACCGTCATCGTCGCCTATGATGGCGGCGCCTCAAGCCAGCGGCTGGTCGATCACATCGCCCGCAACCCGCTGTTTACCGGCCTCAAGATCGACGTCGTCACCGTCGGACAGAAGAACCGCGACACCGAGAAGGCACTCGAAGACGCAAAAGCCATTCTGACCGGCGCAGGCCTGGAGGTCGAAACCACCATCCTGTCGGGCCAGCCCGATGAGGTTCTGGGCAAGCGCGTCGAAGACTGCGGCTCCTGCCTCGTCGCCATGGGCGCCTACGGCCACTCCCGCATCCGCGCCTTCGTCCTCGGCTCGACCACGACGGAAATG